TCACATAGAAATAGATCCTTaatagatttaaatcaaattctaATTACTTGTCTAGCATCTTCAGTATGAGCTTTCATTTGAGCCTCAGAAATCAAATCATCACTTAAAAGGCCtccctgaaaaatatttataaaatgattaagaaaattcttttaattgaactgAAAGCATGAATAAGAACTCAAAAGCGCAGAActatgtttaacaatttttttttaattaactaaaatttagaatatttgaattggatgaaaatccaactcaaaacccttttttaacgtccaataataaaattgataagaagAGTTCCTGAAATAGAATCATGAAcctaatgaccaaatttggacaaccactacaAAATGTTGCTACTGcaatctgaaaaacaaaaaaggaacaaCGCCCCCTCTCTCTTcgccctaaaaaagaaaaaaagaggagGAAATCATTAGTTCtcaatttagacaaaaaataaagaggaggagagaaaaatgagaaggaaacCAAATCCCCTCCCTTCTATTCTTTAGTTCTTTCGACCTTTTTATTTATAccattatcaaattacaataagaaatatctgtaaaaaaaattaatcgccaACGTTTCGGcgctcatacagcacccttatcaagggaaaaaaaacacaacattaaatgaaaatcaaaataaaataaaaattaaataaaaaaataaaatgaacataaaaataaacataaaaatgaaaataagaataaaaataaaaataaaaataaaaataaaatctgttgCCAGCAGGAACAGCACCACGACCACTCCAGTCCAAGTAGACTCTTGGCAAGTAGtctcttgtcatttttttgtaaaattgaccgTTTCcgagttataaataatttaatgattgaaaaatcgCGAAAATGTCCATTTCCGAGCCTgaaaaacagtatttaaaaataaaattgtcaagttTGCCAAAGTTCCTCAAAGGTCTTGAAGCTTTGCTTACTTACTATTGGTATTTATTTCATAACTAAATATACTTTatcataaattgttataaatataagtGGCAAACGTAACAAAGAAGTaacaaacaaattcttaaattagtaaaaaatttatttgagcaTATTTTCACATTCGTCTGCACTACAACCACATAAGGGTACACAGGTAATATTGCTTTTTTTACAATGGCAGGAATTTTTCCAGATACAAGTTTGCAATAACATATTTAATCCGTCCGCGATAGAAGAAGGCAAAAAACTCAATAAACAGTCAAGTTCCTTCGTGTATTTTATGCAAGATTCTACCTGCATATTCAGCGAGCGCGCGAGATCACATCTATAGTCCAGTGAACAGTACCAATTGGGTACAAGATTTGGCGACGTTTtgacgacatatttacgacaactttatgtcgtaaagttgtcgtaactatgtcgtaaagatgtcgtacagatgttattttaatttttttaatttttatttttctatttttatttgtattttatcttgatttaattttgatttaattttgattttattcttattttatttttattttattttgtattattaatttatttttttaccttgataagggtgctgtatgggCGCCGAAACGTTggcgattatttttttttacggatatttcttATTGTAATTTCATAATGGTAGgaataaaaaggaagaaagaaatagaaaagagaaggaaggagatttgattggttgccttctcatttttctttcctcctttttattttttgtccaaactgaaaacgaataatttcctcctttttttcttcttttttagggggaagaGGGAGGGTCGGttgttccttttttgtttttcagattgCAGAGGGAAAATTTTGTGGGGgttatccaaatttggtcattagattcttgattctatttcaaaaattaattcaatagttttgcaaaatagaattcaaatttcaaattctcatgccaataaaaaaaatggtgttaCTTTTTAATGACTAATATTTGTCGGTCACCAAATGCTTATAGGAGTTGAGATGTTTTAACTTATCATAGTCCTCTGGGTAATGTTCTCTCATATTTCAGAGATTTATctctataatatttatttgaaagtttttatgttattaatgagattcacaaattttaatttagaaaaattcgaaaaagaaacTTACCCTGTTGTTCATTCCAGCCATACTCCTAGCTACCATTGTTGGTCGACAGTTTGGGTTTAAAGgctgtgattgaaaataattttgatataaataaaaataaatatagatataaaattataatataagttCTAGGATTCACAAAAAGTAAGCTTAATcgctcttttaattttaaaaataataatagcacTATAATATAAATGTTTGCTATGCTCTTCATGCGTAAAATTGAtctttgagaaaaaatgtattatcagtATCTGTTAATCTCTTTTAAAAGCTAAAAATGAACCCTTTTATTCTGTGCCTTCGAGTTGTATATCGAcactaacaaattattttaaaaacagaaaaaaactaatataaaaaaatggatctgTTATATTTAGACGTCCCCACACTAATAACATGATTGTTCTGTTTActtaaaataaccaaattttattttcgaaaattcagaaatcttcatgccaaatttcaaacaatcacagtaaataaatttttagtctatattaatagtgcaattttttatCGTTTATCTTTTatctttggttttaattttttttctatgaagagaactttttaataaaaagaaataaaatttagataaatgtttaaaaaaaattttttgcctcACCGAACATAAATCTTTTCGGCAAAATGATTGCACAAAGAGAAGAGATAAAAGTAATATTTGGATCATCATCTCGAGCTCGATTTTTTCACACGTTCAACTAGAAACCCAGATTTCTGAACTGAGGTTGAAAACTCGATACTGCTTTTATATAGTGAGTTACATTGCATTGACAACTACTTTCAATTAGTTccaatttgtttcaattaattctCAATAGTAAACAATAGGTCCACGTATCACAGCTGTTCCTATTATGAAATGAAATGGAACTCAGTCAATTTTTCCTACAAAGCCACCGACAAATTATGGAATTGACAGGCGTGTAATtaaatcttaaaacttttaatagcaaatttattattctttcaaTCAATGAGATTTAACGATGAATGATACTGAAGTACCTGAGCTGATAATTATTAATGCAAACAAAACGTCTCtaaaggaaaatttatatttggtatGATTAATGTTAGAAGATTTAAAGAAGGTTTCAAAGATCTattctatttcagaaaaatataatgaaaaaaaaggaagaaattatttaaggccatgtgatgagtaggtCCCGtgacaagattcctaccttaccgacccatttttattttgacacgaagcgccacatcaagttgaagaTTTGGGATAtgaaataagaagcactaataaaGGTGGGTCTGGCcctagattaaaataattatgaaaaaaacaacaagaaatttatttttaaaaaacttttttttataattatacaaatttaggataaAAACCAACTTTCTTAATGCTCTTTAttcagtatcccaaattttcaacttaatgtagcgtttcgtgtgaaaataaggtacgaattaaaaaaaagtgtcggtaaagtGGGTATCTGGTGACGTGACCCACTCATGACCTGGCCTTGAGGAATGATTTTCTCCAATGTTCATTTATTATATGCTCATAACTGAAAGGAATagcaatttaacaaaattattttaaaaactagaacttttaatttatcgaagctgcaaaataaaatattggtcataaaaaataaactgttaaaatgATTACGTttcttaacttgaattaattatttattaccccAAAAcatagaaatttgacaaaaagtaaaaatttcggaaaaagccacaactatctagcattaccaTAGAAAAGGATACTTATAGACAGTATTGATAattatctttgttaaatattgttaattattgTTCCGCTGTAAGCACAAAGTGAACGAAACGctcaatcttgaaaaaaaacgtaattttctagcattattctgagaAAATATTACTATGAATAATCAAGGAATCagtattttcatcaaagaataacagaaatttttaaagcatttaccaactaaataaaactataaaacttttttcttattttctaaaaaaaaaacttttatttgctccgctgggaatcgaaccactgAACTTGCGATTGCCGGTCGAGTGTTTTTTCCTTAAGCTATTAGATAGAtagaaagaaaaatcattttcagaaatacacacattattttgccaggtgctaatttttttttaacaaaatatatattttagaacgttttaaaataaaattttgaagcttctgaaagatttggaaagctttcaagattatgagaaaaatttttttgagaatcccGGAAAAtcttaaaatgatatttatttaaacaaattaattttgatatttcgaagcaagatttcaaagcttttttgcaattttgaaaggttacaagaaaataaaaaacatttcttaagactcgtgtgaaaattttaaatcagcatttttcctgtaaaaggatCTTCGTTCCGCtgggaagattaaaaaattatttttatttaaaaaattaatttcaggagaaaGTTGAgaaagattttgagaattttcaaatgttagcAATAAATaacaaactcatttttttttaaattgctgacaaaatttttaattattttatattcttaaaattttaaatttataagactgtttaaattttttcttaacatttcaaaaggtttccaaaattgtcgaaaaaatgtctaaaagttttaaaagcaatttttttaattatgcaggatttctaaatactctaaaaaacatttcaatcagTACAGAACATATTATTTGGAAttatggaaataatttaaaacataatttctaatttgcaaagataatttttttaacaaaatttcgactCTAGAACTTttcgtaataaaattttgaagcttctgaagaattttgaaatgttttaagatgataacaaaattttcttaaaatttccggAAAATCTTAATATGATATTTATTACATAAAATCAATTTcatgattttgaagcaaaatttcgAAGCTCTTTGGCAATTTCGAAAGGTTTTgggaaaataacaaatatttagtaAGAttcgtttagaaatttttaataatctttttgtttaaatattaatttttgaagaaaattaaagcaAAGTTTATGCATAAGTCGagtcagattaaaaaatatttaggaatttttaagattttaaagaaattaataatattttttaattttgaatgatttatttatatgattagtaattcatataattacatttttttactatttgccttcgttaagaattaatttttcatttatttaacatCCTTCTTCAAATTGTTATCGTAGTTTATAGATGGccgtttgtttgaaatttcatttatttggttgatgattcatcatgtTAGATCCaaatacaagtttttttaaaaattgaaatattttattaaagcttatttttatttttgcaaatgaatAGATTTCCTAAAAGATTTgtgtattcaatttttgtttgcaaatttataagttttattttgtgatcaaaaattcttattttttataatgagtGATTTTGACAACCACACTtccaattaaaatcatttttcgtcAGTGAAATTTTCGTCTGAAATGTACTATAAATGTATTATAAAGCAGTGTCattgatttataataaaataaatgtattttcgtGAAAGTCGATTTTTGTCGCTAGGAAATTATTTTGATTGGCTGAAAATTCCACTTCTTAGTAGAAACTTgaagtatcttgttgaaaatttaattgattaaatttatatattttcagataaaaactcgaACTAATAtctttttcggttggaaattcaacaagttaaaaaaaaattgtcttttgattttaaaactgaatcttttttaaaagaaattgcatcttgaaaataataattatcaaaaataaataataaaaaaaataatttaaaaaaataaaactaagcaTCCTACCAACAAATGTAGATAACTACCTATTCAAATTTGacaaaagatgaaactttttcaaaaatactgtCAGAATGAGAGCATCGTTGTTTCGTTCTTGTTCCTGCCTGctcaaatatttgttattttttcattaattttattttgccattataatttttctgtttaagtgCTGAAATGTTggcaataattttttacaaagtatttgaattgagatttaataataataaaaataaaaaagcgaaaATAATAACAAGGaggcaaaatggaattttgttgaTTGCTTTCTCATTttgcttttctcttttttatttttgtccaaaaaaaattttttttttccttttcttttctttttgaggaaaatttgaatcctttttaaattttaatggaaacattttatgctggtttttcaaatttggtcgtCAGATTCCTTATataatctttcttaaataaaaatgctagtacttgcttgaaaattaatcttacccTTTCTCAGGAtccacttttttttctttaattttggctGAAACACTttgttgagaaatcttttttttttgtaacattcatattttagctGACAATTTCTTGGTTTCAGGTTTAACTATTatgctacaaattatttttttctgctgaaaactcatattttatggTTCAAAACTCAATTTTCTCATAAGGAAATTACATGCGGGTAttagatgtaaaatataaaataacattttgtatgaatttttttagtaaatttctcCAAGCATGTAATATATGAAGACAATATTGTTCGATccattcattttaatataaatacaatTGGCTTTGTCAACAAATTAAGattgagcttttttttatttgaaaaaaaaattaattgtttttctctattttttgctTCTAGAAAAAAGTGGGTAATTTTTTAACGaactttcagatttaaaaaaatcaaaatacaatagaTGCGTacttgtattttaattaaaatgagccCGAGATGAGATTTTTGTTATTTCTATTTACATGtagaattttcccaaaaatagttgaatttgcaacaaaaaaagattttagtgcaatcttttcaaaataaaaatataagtttcaaaaataaaatagatttcgtacaaaatgaatgaatttttactcCAGACAGACGAGGTTTCAAcacataagttaaattttcaaccgaaaaggatgagtaatcaacaaaattgtcgaattttcaaaccaataataaaatttatcactaAAAAGGTAATCTTGTGGAGAAAGcaagtgcaaaaaaaaataagtacaaGGAAAATAAATTGATAAGAAGAATATTTATTAGATCAGGGTTACCACAAaacatcattttgaattttctttattttccgaCTAAGCCATTTTTTTTGGCGGACCATATCAATATTCAAAGACCAAAATCTTTAACTTCActgtgaattcctggaattttttgaattccacgaattccttgaattccataattccgaaaatttctcgattttcagaaattccttgaattctataagttctttcaatttcatcaatttcgtgACTTCCTGACACTTTATGAAATCTGAGTATTCCTTGAATTGtacgaattcttttaattccatgaatttaaaaaattgcatgaataTCGAAAATTCCGCAAATTTGGtcaattcctttatttccattaattctgaatatttagtcgattccttgaattctgtaaattccgcgaactgcatgaattccgcaaattccggGGGTTGCATGAATTTCGTGGATTTCAGGAgttgcgtgaattccgtaaacCCCACGCATTCCCTGAATTTCGTGGATtcctggaattccttgaattccataatttaTTGAATCtcatgaatgccataaatttcgcgaattcctttatatattttcatgatttccgGGAATTCGgggatttccatgaattccaccaattccgtaaattccattaatttcttgCGTTCcttgaaatttggaaattctgtgaattccgggaCTTCTgtgaatattattaattacttCAGTTCCACGAATTCTATTATTTCCTTGTCcacaattttaccttacgcttgtattgtagaagctTTATAGAaatgttgtagaattccaaacatttttaacagtgtatgccTACTACCGTATTAGGCTatatgttgtagtttccaaatgctaaacaaacaaaaaatttctagcaAAGCCACAACTTGTGTTAATATATAGTTTATGACgcgtatatttataaaatttcacgaattcacGGATATAATGGAATTagcggaattcgcggaattaaagTAATTCGGGAACTTAGAAGAATTCTATTTATGCACGGAATACAATCAATCCACGAAATTCATAGATAtcacagaatttatgaaattcgcgtaattcatggaattcactcaattcaagaaaatcgggaaattcatgaaaatcacgcaatttacagaattcaagtaatttatttatttcacgcaattaatgaaatttaggagttcaaggaattcaagaaactcatgaaatttaactaattcatgaaattgaaggaattcatggaattcattcaattcacgaaattcacggaaattacgaaattcatttaattcaggGAATTCCTGAAACTcacgaaattcaaataattaattaaattcaaggaaataatgaaattcagggaattgaagaaattcaacgGAGTGTATGGAATTCATTAACTTccacgaattctttgaattccataagctttgtgaattccttgagttccctAAATAACTTCATTTCTTTGAGttccttcaattccataaatttcgcgaaATTAAAGAATACCGGTTAtcctatgaattccgtaaattccttcaattctctgaatttcatgaattccgaaaattctacaaatttcgttaattcctttatttctatgaattctgagaattccgtgaattacgtgCAGTCCGTGCATTTcgtgaattacgtgaatttcaCAATTTCGATGAATTTCGCAAATCCAGTGAGTTTCTTGGTTttattaaattccttcaattcaattgatttaacgaattctttgaattctttgaattgcttgaattctttaaattccataaattcaatgaattgcaTTAACTCCGTAGATTTCATATATGCCATAAATTCTACGAATTCagcaaattccattaattttgtgaattcctttatttccatgaattctgcgaattccgtaaattccatgctTTCCGTGAATCTCGTAAAtcctgtgaattccataaatttaatgaatttcgcaaatcCAGTGAGTTACCTGATTTCAGAGAATTGCTCAAATTCGTTCAGTTCAAGGAATTCCGTGAGTTCcgcgaattaaattaattctattaattcagcGAACTTCAAGAATCCCATGAATTACTGAGATTTCACAAATGCCTtttattccatgaatttcatgaatttcttgaattccattaattccgtgaactTCATGAAtgctataaatttcttgaattctgtttattccgtgaattccgcgaattccatcattttcatggattccttgaatttcgtgaattccttaaatttcatcaatttcgtgagcttcttgaattctgtgaattaaattaattccgtgaattttattaatgCCATAAATTACTCGAATTAAttttattccatgaattccacgaatttcgtgattttcatgaatttcttgaatatcatgaATTCCATCATTTTTGAGGATTCCTTGAATTTGGTAAATTCCGAGACTTCTGTGAACTTCatcaattccttcatttccatgaattttgcgaattccatGCATGTTGGGAATTAcgtcaatttcatgaatttcgggaattccttgcattccgtgaatttcattaattccttgaattctattaattccgtgttttccttacccgtgcagaaatcgcccggcATCTCATTGGTTCCAGGCTTGGTCCAGACCGGGGGGCCCAGGCCTGGCTTGTATTTCTCAATAGCTCGACCTCAAGCCCGACTAGATAGGTAGTAGCACAGTTCCTAAAATTTATCGTAGATGGCGTAGGATTATTCTGCAATTATCTAATATCCTCTACACAACTTTGTGTTCTGCTTACAAGGGTGTCATTTTAGAAAGTcgcaaaattcctaaaataataaaaagcactcGTACAGTCAGGATACAGCGAGCAAAAACTACTATTCCATACTCACGTGTGGATTTCGAAAGtaactaaattaatttgaaattatttgtgaaCATTACGGTAGCGTGATTTTAACCTCTAAGTAACGATCTtgtaagtacgagggtagttcaataagtccttagaatgaagtataaaaacaattttttttgggtaaatttttttttatttttcaacataatctccttggagctNNNNNNNNNNNNNNNNNNNNNNNNNNNNNNNNNNNNNNNNNNNNNNNNNNNNNNNNNNNNNNNNNNNNNNNNNNNNNNNNNNNNNNNNNNNNNNNNNNNNggcagatgtgccatgaactgagtccaattcattttttatctcatatggagttaaaccctttaaacgaaaatgtttgattaccgctctgaactcgttttttttcaatttttcttaacgaacaatttttttttttcaattggttataaaaacacgtaaactcagaagatgtggactgtgactgcaccatatatctagtcgggagtggtgctgactgaaaacagatgatttggagcgattcgcgcgccatctgttggtcattctaaggacttattgaactaccctcgtatattacaTTTCTGCAGGTGCAAACGATTATTTATGTATTCAAAAACGattgaataatgttaaaaattttgattatactaAAATTAAAGGATGTGTATTGTATGTATTTGATTGAACCTACGAAATGATTGTATGTGTAAATAGTGATGCAGACGACGAGGAAGAATCATTACCTAAAGAGGTACTATGTAAACCCGCAATTCAAATGCCTTTTTAAATaaggataatattataaattttaacctTCCAAGAGTAAATGAAGATCCCCTTGTTAATGAGTTGAGGATATCACAGATTCTTTTGGTAGTGGTTCCATAAATAGTTCCATACAAAAATGCAGTCTCATAGTAAAATTGCTAGAAATCTATATTGAACTAGGGTTAAAAGCCTGAGCCAGGCTCGGCGATCGAGCCTGGTGATCGAGCCAGGCCCTGGCCAGAATCCGCGTTTTCTTCTTGCTTGACCCAGGCTTGATTACCAGGCCAGGGCCTTGTTTTTCCACGTTTGGGCCCGGTTAGGCCCACGACGAAATTTCTACGCGGGTATGCCCGATTTTCGTTTCGCAAACGCATTAATATACGTATTGGAAACTTGAACGGTGaattcacgatttacaacacttataataaattttttgcaatttcgtTATTCtaataccatgtttgcaattttacctgaCGCTTGTACAAtagaagtcttgtagaagtgttgtaaaattccaaaaattttgaacagtgtacgacatatataaataatattttacttttgtacatatgttttatttatttaatttattttaagctctTATAAATAATACAGGGTACATTGCTATCAGTATTTGTAAATTCAATGCTATAAATTACATATCCAGCCTTTGTTGACTTCAGAAATTGTTCGTAATTATGCAATTGTAGGAAATCTCTGGCTCTTCTGGTTCTCTACATATAGCTTTGTTATAAAAGCATTCAATCTATCAGTTTGTCCTTCTGTGAGCTGATAAAAAGATCAAACTTAttctattaagttaaaaaaatgaaatctttaattcaatagaagagatgaatttatgACAATGggataagaataaaaatacaactgtgtcctataaaaaaaaaaattttgaaaccttaaTTTCACTGTtaagtttacttttcaattttattttctaatagttACTTACTTCTAGGTTCACAGGCTGGCCAGTAGCTGGATCAAAGTAAAGATGTTTTGTATGtacctaaaaaatgtatatctgaTATTATTTCCGAAATACAtgtaaatatttcttattataatGATATCATTTTTCCCTGAAgcgaatatttgaattctcaattttGATGATTAATCCCCTATTCTAAAAAAGTCAAGTCTtatgtcattttaaatatttgtgtacTATTACTAAGAATAATATATTCTAATATTATAGATTTACTTGAATATTCGGAATGTCAAAACTAAACCCGAGAATAATAAAAATgctaatttctttttcgtttaaagaaatttaagtcaaaattgtAATCTATTCTTCTCTGAAATTTCTCacggaaaatatataaattttagtaTGTATGTTCGGTTTCTCATAGAAATAGATCATTATTAatagcttaaaattaaattcaaattacttGTTTTGCACCACCAGTATGAGATTTTCGATGGGACCCATTAAAAATATCGTTACCTGAAAGGCCACCctgcaaaatatttataaaaggatTAGGAAAGCTCTTCTAATTAAACTAAAAGCTAAAATAAGAACGAAAAGGGCCAGAATATTGTCTTCTTtcttgatttaacttttttttgaaaatcgaattaaaattttaaattaatgctgtaatatttttaacgtagaatattttataaagataataaaacagtatttcggattaaaaaaattttaatttaattatttattttgaacaaataaatgtggtttttactataaaatatcattcggaaacaa
This Belonocnema kinseyi isolate 2016_QV_RU_SX_M_011 chromosome 3, B_treatae_v1, whole genome shotgun sequence DNA region includes the following protein-coding sequences:
- the LOC117169419 gene encoding uncharacterized protein LOC117169419; translated protein: MIIQILFLSLLFAQAFCRADSCSPLDPKCKSRLMTLREMKKRTGLSAGDNMDYRAVYKEDLREGGLSGNDIFNGSHRKSHTGGAKQVHTKHLYFDPATGQPVNLELTEGQTDRLNAFITKLYVENQKSQRFPTIA